The Camelus dromedarius isolate mCamDro1 chromosome 25, mCamDro1.pat, whole genome shotgun sequence genome has a segment encoding these proteins:
- the ATN1 gene encoding atrophin-1 isoform X1, translating to MKTRQNKDSMSMRSGRKKEAPGPREELRSRGRASPGGVSTSSSDGKAEKSRQTAKKARVEEASTPKVSKQGRSEEISESESEETNAPKKTKTEQELPRPQSPSDLDSLDGRSLNDDGSSDPRDIDQDNRSTSPSIYSPGSVENDSDSSSGLSQGPARPYHPPPLFPPSPPPPDSTPRQPEPGFEPHPSVTSTGYHAPMEPHTSRMFQAPPGAPPPHPQLYPGGTGGGVLSGPSMGPKGGGAASSVGGPSGGKQHPPPTTPISISSSGAGGAPPAKPPNTPVGGNLPSAPPPATFPHVTPNLPPPPALRPLNNASASPPGLGAQPLPGHLPSPHAMGQGMGGLPPGPEKGPTLAPSPHPLPPASSSSAPAPPMRYPYSSSSSSTAAASSSSSSSSSQYPASQALPSYPHSFPPPTSLSVSNQPPKYTQPSLPSQAVWSQGPPPPPPYGRLLANSSAHPGPFPPSAGGQSTAHPPAPAHHHHHQQQQQQQQQQQQQQQQQQQQHHGSSGPPPPGAYPHPLESSSSHHAHPYAMSPSLGSLRPYPPGPAHLPPPHSQVSFSQAGPNGPPASSSSNSSSSSQGSYPCSHPSPSQGPQGAPYPFPPVPPVTTSSATLSTVIATVASSPAGYKTASPPGPPPYGKRAPSPGAYKTATPPAYKPGSPPSFRTGTPPGYRGASPPAGPGTFKPGSPTVGPGPLPPAGPSGLSSLPPPPAAPASGPPLSATQIKQEPAEEYETPESPVPPARSPSPPPKVVDVPSHASQSARFNKHLDRGFNSCARSDLYFVPLEGSKLAKKRADLVEKVRREAEQRAREEKEREREREREKEREREKERELERSVKLAQEGRAPVECPSLGPVPHRPPFEPGSAVATVPPYLGPDTPALRTLSEYARPHVMSPGNRNHPFYVPLGAVDPGLLGYNVPALYSSDPAAREREREARERDLRDRLKPGFEVKPSELEPLHGVPGPGLDPFPRHGGLALQPGPPGLHPFPFHPSLGPLERERLALAAGPALRPDMSYAERLAAERQHAERVAALGNDPLARLQMLNVTPHHHQHSHIHSHLHLHQQDAIHAASASVHPLIDPLASGSHLTRIPYPAGTLPNPLLPHPLHENEVLRHQLFAAPYRDLPASLSAPMSAAHQLQAMHAQSAELQRLALEQQQWLHAHHPLHSVPLPAQEDYYSHLKKESDKPL from the exons ATGAAGACAAGACAGAATAAAGACTCA ATGTCAATGAGGAGTGGCCGGAAGAAGGAGGCCCCTGGGCCCCGGGAAGAGCTGAGATCGAGGGGCCGGGCCTCCCCTGGAGGGGTCAGCACATCTAGCAGCGATGGCAAAGCCGAGAAGTCTAGGCAGACGGCCAAG AAAGCCCGAGTAGAGGAAGCCTCCACCCCAAAGGTCAGCAAGCAGGGCCGGAGTGAGGAGATCTCCGAGAGTGAAAGTGAGGAGACCAATGCACCGAAAAAGACCAAAACTGAG CAGGAGCTCCCTCGGCCACAGTCTCCCTCGGATCTGGATAGTTTGGATGGGCGGAGCCTCAATGATGATGGCAGCAGTGACCCTAGGGATATCGACCAGGATAACCGAAGCACGTCCCCCAGTATCTACAGCCCTGGAAGTGTGGAGAATGACTCCGACTCATCTTCTGGcctgtcccagggcccagcccGCCCCTACCACCCACCTccactctttcctccctcccctccaccaccagACAGCACCCCCAGACAGCCAGAGCCTGGCTTTGAGCCCCATCCTTCGGTGACATCCACTGGATATCATGCTCCCATGGAGCCCCACACATCTCGAATGTTCCAGGCTCCTCCGGGAGCCCCTCCCCCTCATCCACAGCTCTATCCTGGGGGCACTGGTGGAGGAGTTTTGTCTGGACCCTCAATGGGCCCTAAGGGGGGAGGAGCTGCCTCTTCAGTGGGGGGCCCTAGTGGGGGTAAgcagcaccccccacccaccacccccattTCAATATCAAGCTCGGGGGCTGGTGGTGCTCCCCCAGCAAAGCCACCTAACACTCCAGTCGGTGGAAACCTACCCTCTGCTCCACCACCAGCCACTTTCCCCCATGTGACACCAaacctgcctcccccacctgccctgagACCCCTCAACAATGCATCAGCCTCTCCTCCTGGCCTGGGGGCCCAGCCACTACCCGGGCATCTGCCCTCTCCCCATGCCATGGGGCAGGGGATGGGTGGACTTCCTCCTGGCCCAGAGAAGGGCCCCACTCTTGCTCCGTCACCCCATCCTCTGccacctgcttcctcctcttctgccccAGCCCCCCCGATGCGGTATCCTTATTCATCCTCTAGTAGTAGCACTGCAGCAGCCTCCTCTTCcagttcttcctcttcctcccagtaCCCGGCTTCCCAGGCATTGCCCAGTTAtccccactccttccctcccccaaccagCCTCTCGGTCTCTAACCAACCCCCCAAGTATACTCAGCCTTCTCTCCCATCCCAAGCTGTGTGGAGCCAGGgtccccccccacctcctccctatGGCCGCCTCTTAGCCAACAGTAGTGCCCATCCaggccccttccctccttccgCTGGGGGCCaatccactgctcacccaccagccCCAgcacatcaccatcaccaccagcaacagcagcagcagcagcagcagcagcagcaacagcaacagcagcagcaacaacaacatcATGGGAGCTCTGGACCCCCTCCACCTGGAGCGTATCCTCATCCCCTGGAGAGCAGTAGCTCCCACCATGCACATCCTTATGCCATGTCTCCCTCCCTGGGGTCTCTGAGGCCCTACCCACCAGGGCCAGCACACCTGCCCCCACCTCACAGCCAGGTGTCCTTTAGCCAAGCAGGGCCCAACggccccccagcctcctcctcttccaattcctcttcctcctctcaagGGTCCTACCCATGTTCAcacccctctccttcccaggGCCCCCAAGGGGCGCCCTACCCATTCCCACCCGTGCCTCCGGTCACCACTTCCTCGGCTACACTTTCCACGGTCATTGCTACAGTGGCTTCCTCGCCAGCAGGCTACAAAACAGCCTCCCCCCCTGGGCCCCCACCGTATGGCAAGAGAGCCCCATCCCCAGGGGCTTACAAGACAGCCACCCCACCGGCTTACAAGCCGGGGTCGCCGCCCTCCTTCCGAACGGGGACCCCACCGGGCTACCGGGGTGCCTCGCCgcctgcaggcccagggaccttCAAGCCGGGCTCGCCCACCGTGGGCCCCGGGCCGCTGCCACCTGCAGGGCCTTCTGGCCTGTCATCCCTGCCGCCGCCACCTGCGGCCCCCGCCTCAGGGCCACCCCTGAGCGCCACGCAGATCAAACAGGAACCGGCTGAGGAGTATGAGACCCCCGAGAGCCCGGTGCCTCCGGCCCGCAGCCCCTCGCCCCCTCCCAAAGTGGTAGACGTGCCCAGCCACGCCAGCCAGTCGGCAAG GTTCAACAAACACCTGGACCGCGGCTTTAACTCGTGCGCGCGCAGCGACCTGTACTTCGTGCCGCTGGAGGGTTCCAAGCTGGCTAAGAAGCGGGCCGACCTGGTGGAGAAGGTGCGGCGCGAGGCCGAGCAGCGCGCGCGCGAAGAAAAGGAGCGCGAGCGCGAGCGGGAACGCGAGAAGGAGCGCGAGCGCGAGAAAGAACGCGAGCTGGAACGCAGCGTG AAGTTGGCTCAGGAGGGCCGTGCTCCAGTGGAGTGCCCATCTCTCGGCCCAGTGCCCCATCGCCCTCCATTTGAGCCAGGCAGTGCTGTGGCTACAGTGCCCCCCTACCTGGGTCCTGACACTCCAGCCCTGCGCACCCTGAGCGAATACGCCCGGCCCCACGTCATGTCTCCTGGCAATCGCAACCATCCATTCTACGTGCCCCTGGGGGCAGTGGACCCAGGGCTCCTGGGTTACAATGTTCCAGCCCTGTACAGCAGTGACCCAGCGGCCAGGGAGAGGGAGCGGGAAGCCCGTGAAAGGGACCTGCGTGACCGCCTCAAACCTGGCTTCGAGGTGAAGCCCAGTGAGCTGGAACCCCTCCACGGGGTCCCAGGGCCAGGTCTGGATCCCTTCCCGCGACACGGGGGCTTGGCTCTGCAGCCTGGGCCACCCGGCTTGCACCCTTTCCCCTTCCATCCAAGCCTGGGGCCCCTGGAGAGAGAACGTCTAGCGTTGGCGGCTGGGCCTGCTCTGCGGCCCGATATGTCCTACGCCGAGCGTCTGGCAGCTGAGAGGCAGCACGCGGAAAGGGTGGCTGCCCTGGGCAACGACCCCCTGGCCCGGCTGCAGATGCTCAACGTGACCCCCCATCACCACCAGCACTCCCACATCCACTCTCACCTGCACCTCCACCAGCAGGATGCCATCCACGCAG cctctgcctcggTGCACCCTCTCATTGACCCCTTGGCCTCAGGGTCTCACCTTACCCGGATCCCCTACCCAGCTGggaccctccccaacccccttctTCCTCACCCTCTGCACGAGAATGAAGTTCTTCGTCACCAGCTCTTTG CTGCTCCTTACCGGGACCTGccagcctccctctctgccccgATGTCAGCAGCCCACCAGCTGCAGGCCATGCACGCGCAGTCCGCTGAGCTGCAGCGCTTGGCACTGGAGCAGCAGCAGTGGCTGCACGCCCATCACCCGCTGCACAGCGTACCGCTGCCGGCCCAGGAGGACTACTACAG TCACCTGAAGAAGGAAAGCGACAAGCCGCTGTAG
- the ATN1 gene encoding atrophin-1 isoform X2, translating to MKTRQNKDSMSMRSGRKKEAPGPREELRSRGRASPGGVSTSSSDGKAEKSRQTAKKARVEEASTPKVSKQGRSEEISESESEETNAPKKTKTEELPRPQSPSDLDSLDGRSLNDDGSSDPRDIDQDNRSTSPSIYSPGSVENDSDSSSGLSQGPARPYHPPPLFPPSPPPPDSTPRQPEPGFEPHPSVTSTGYHAPMEPHTSRMFQAPPGAPPPHPQLYPGGTGGGVLSGPSMGPKGGGAASSVGGPSGGKQHPPPTTPISISSSGAGGAPPAKPPNTPVGGNLPSAPPPATFPHVTPNLPPPPALRPLNNASASPPGLGAQPLPGHLPSPHAMGQGMGGLPPGPEKGPTLAPSPHPLPPASSSSAPAPPMRYPYSSSSSSTAAASSSSSSSSSQYPASQALPSYPHSFPPPTSLSVSNQPPKYTQPSLPSQAVWSQGPPPPPPYGRLLANSSAHPGPFPPSAGGQSTAHPPAPAHHHHHQQQQQQQQQQQQQQQQQQQQHHGSSGPPPPGAYPHPLESSSSHHAHPYAMSPSLGSLRPYPPGPAHLPPPHSQVSFSQAGPNGPPASSSSNSSSSSQGSYPCSHPSPSQGPQGAPYPFPPVPPVTTSSATLSTVIATVASSPAGYKTASPPGPPPYGKRAPSPGAYKTATPPAYKPGSPPSFRTGTPPGYRGASPPAGPGTFKPGSPTVGPGPLPPAGPSGLSSLPPPPAAPASGPPLSATQIKQEPAEEYETPESPVPPARSPSPPPKVVDVPSHASQSARFNKHLDRGFNSCARSDLYFVPLEGSKLAKKRADLVEKVRREAEQRAREEKEREREREREKEREREKERELERSVKLAQEGRAPVECPSLGPVPHRPPFEPGSAVATVPPYLGPDTPALRTLSEYARPHVMSPGNRNHPFYVPLGAVDPGLLGYNVPALYSSDPAAREREREARERDLRDRLKPGFEVKPSELEPLHGVPGPGLDPFPRHGGLALQPGPPGLHPFPFHPSLGPLERERLALAAGPALRPDMSYAERLAAERQHAERVAALGNDPLARLQMLNVTPHHHQHSHIHSHLHLHQQDAIHAASASVHPLIDPLASGSHLTRIPYPAGTLPNPLLPHPLHENEVLRHQLFAAPYRDLPASLSAPMSAAHQLQAMHAQSAELQRLALEQQQWLHAHHPLHSVPLPAQEDYYSHLKKESDKPL from the exons ATGAAGACAAGACAGAATAAAGACTCA ATGTCAATGAGGAGTGGCCGGAAGAAGGAGGCCCCTGGGCCCCGGGAAGAGCTGAGATCGAGGGGCCGGGCCTCCCCTGGAGGGGTCAGCACATCTAGCAGCGATGGCAAAGCCGAGAAGTCTAGGCAGACGGCCAAG AAAGCCCGAGTAGAGGAAGCCTCCACCCCAAAGGTCAGCAAGCAGGGCCGGAGTGAGGAGATCTCCGAGAGTGAAAGTGAGGAGACCAATGCACCGAAAAAGACCAAAACTGAG GAGCTCCCTCGGCCACAGTCTCCCTCGGATCTGGATAGTTTGGATGGGCGGAGCCTCAATGATGATGGCAGCAGTGACCCTAGGGATATCGACCAGGATAACCGAAGCACGTCCCCCAGTATCTACAGCCCTGGAAGTGTGGAGAATGACTCCGACTCATCTTCTGGcctgtcccagggcccagcccGCCCCTACCACCCACCTccactctttcctccctcccctccaccaccagACAGCACCCCCAGACAGCCAGAGCCTGGCTTTGAGCCCCATCCTTCGGTGACATCCACTGGATATCATGCTCCCATGGAGCCCCACACATCTCGAATGTTCCAGGCTCCTCCGGGAGCCCCTCCCCCTCATCCACAGCTCTATCCTGGGGGCACTGGTGGAGGAGTTTTGTCTGGACCCTCAATGGGCCCTAAGGGGGGAGGAGCTGCCTCTTCAGTGGGGGGCCCTAGTGGGGGTAAgcagcaccccccacccaccacccccattTCAATATCAAGCTCGGGGGCTGGTGGTGCTCCCCCAGCAAAGCCACCTAACACTCCAGTCGGTGGAAACCTACCCTCTGCTCCACCACCAGCCACTTTCCCCCATGTGACACCAaacctgcctcccccacctgccctgagACCCCTCAACAATGCATCAGCCTCTCCTCCTGGCCTGGGGGCCCAGCCACTACCCGGGCATCTGCCCTCTCCCCATGCCATGGGGCAGGGGATGGGTGGACTTCCTCCTGGCCCAGAGAAGGGCCCCACTCTTGCTCCGTCACCCCATCCTCTGccacctgcttcctcctcttctgccccAGCCCCCCCGATGCGGTATCCTTATTCATCCTCTAGTAGTAGCACTGCAGCAGCCTCCTCTTCcagttcttcctcttcctcccagtaCCCGGCTTCCCAGGCATTGCCCAGTTAtccccactccttccctcccccaaccagCCTCTCGGTCTCTAACCAACCCCCCAAGTATACTCAGCCTTCTCTCCCATCCCAAGCTGTGTGGAGCCAGGgtccccccccacctcctccctatGGCCGCCTCTTAGCCAACAGTAGTGCCCATCCaggccccttccctccttccgCTGGGGGCCaatccactgctcacccaccagccCCAgcacatcaccatcaccaccagcaacagcagcagcagcagcagcagcagcagcaacagcaacagcagcagcaacaacaacatcATGGGAGCTCTGGACCCCCTCCACCTGGAGCGTATCCTCATCCCCTGGAGAGCAGTAGCTCCCACCATGCACATCCTTATGCCATGTCTCCCTCCCTGGGGTCTCTGAGGCCCTACCCACCAGGGCCAGCACACCTGCCCCCACCTCACAGCCAGGTGTCCTTTAGCCAAGCAGGGCCCAACggccccccagcctcctcctcttccaattcctcttcctcctctcaagGGTCCTACCCATGTTCAcacccctctccttcccaggGCCCCCAAGGGGCGCCCTACCCATTCCCACCCGTGCCTCCGGTCACCACTTCCTCGGCTACACTTTCCACGGTCATTGCTACAGTGGCTTCCTCGCCAGCAGGCTACAAAACAGCCTCCCCCCCTGGGCCCCCACCGTATGGCAAGAGAGCCCCATCCCCAGGGGCTTACAAGACAGCCACCCCACCGGCTTACAAGCCGGGGTCGCCGCCCTCCTTCCGAACGGGGACCCCACCGGGCTACCGGGGTGCCTCGCCgcctgcaggcccagggaccttCAAGCCGGGCTCGCCCACCGTGGGCCCCGGGCCGCTGCCACCTGCAGGGCCTTCTGGCCTGTCATCCCTGCCGCCGCCACCTGCGGCCCCCGCCTCAGGGCCACCCCTGAGCGCCACGCAGATCAAACAGGAACCGGCTGAGGAGTATGAGACCCCCGAGAGCCCGGTGCCTCCGGCCCGCAGCCCCTCGCCCCCTCCCAAAGTGGTAGACGTGCCCAGCCACGCCAGCCAGTCGGCAAG GTTCAACAAACACCTGGACCGCGGCTTTAACTCGTGCGCGCGCAGCGACCTGTACTTCGTGCCGCTGGAGGGTTCCAAGCTGGCTAAGAAGCGGGCCGACCTGGTGGAGAAGGTGCGGCGCGAGGCCGAGCAGCGCGCGCGCGAAGAAAAGGAGCGCGAGCGCGAGCGGGAACGCGAGAAGGAGCGCGAGCGCGAGAAAGAACGCGAGCTGGAACGCAGCGTG AAGTTGGCTCAGGAGGGCCGTGCTCCAGTGGAGTGCCCATCTCTCGGCCCAGTGCCCCATCGCCCTCCATTTGAGCCAGGCAGTGCTGTGGCTACAGTGCCCCCCTACCTGGGTCCTGACACTCCAGCCCTGCGCACCCTGAGCGAATACGCCCGGCCCCACGTCATGTCTCCTGGCAATCGCAACCATCCATTCTACGTGCCCCTGGGGGCAGTGGACCCAGGGCTCCTGGGTTACAATGTTCCAGCCCTGTACAGCAGTGACCCAGCGGCCAGGGAGAGGGAGCGGGAAGCCCGTGAAAGGGACCTGCGTGACCGCCTCAAACCTGGCTTCGAGGTGAAGCCCAGTGAGCTGGAACCCCTCCACGGGGTCCCAGGGCCAGGTCTGGATCCCTTCCCGCGACACGGGGGCTTGGCTCTGCAGCCTGGGCCACCCGGCTTGCACCCTTTCCCCTTCCATCCAAGCCTGGGGCCCCTGGAGAGAGAACGTCTAGCGTTGGCGGCTGGGCCTGCTCTGCGGCCCGATATGTCCTACGCCGAGCGTCTGGCAGCTGAGAGGCAGCACGCGGAAAGGGTGGCTGCCCTGGGCAACGACCCCCTGGCCCGGCTGCAGATGCTCAACGTGACCCCCCATCACCACCAGCACTCCCACATCCACTCTCACCTGCACCTCCACCAGCAGGATGCCATCCACGCAG cctctgcctcggTGCACCCTCTCATTGACCCCTTGGCCTCAGGGTCTCACCTTACCCGGATCCCCTACCCAGCTGggaccctccccaacccccttctTCCTCACCCTCTGCACGAGAATGAAGTTCTTCGTCACCAGCTCTTTG CTGCTCCTTACCGGGACCTGccagcctccctctctgccccgATGTCAGCAGCCCACCAGCTGCAGGCCATGCACGCGCAGTCCGCTGAGCTGCAGCGCTTGGCACTGGAGCAGCAGCAGTGGCTGCACGCCCATCACCCGCTGCACAGCGTACCGCTGCCGGCCCAGGAGGACTACTACAG TCACCTGAAGAAGGAAAGCGACAAGCCGCTGTAG